Proteins co-encoded in one Fusarium fujikuroi IMI 58289 draft genome, chromosome FFUJ_chr06 genomic window:
- a CDS encoding probable aspartate-semialdehyde dehydrogenase, producing the protein MASQFPTKKCGVLGATGSVGQRFILLLAQHPYLTLHTIGASSRSAGKKYKDAVRWKQAAPMGDIAEMVVRECKAEEFKDCDVVFSGLDSDVAGDIEFEFIKADIPVFSNAKNYRRDPLVPLVVPTVNLPHLDLIPHQRSVRSLNKGFLVCNSNCAVIGLVIPFAALQAAFGPISTVSIVTLQAVSGAGYPGVSSMDIIDNIVPFISGEEDKLETEARKILGRLDDNGTAFIEQEGLRVSATCNRVPVMDGHTACVSLSFERKPAPSADEVRKALRDYKSEAQALGCPSAPEPAIKVFGDDEPDRPQPRLDRDLGRGYTVSVGRVREDEAGIFDIKFTALSHNTVIGAAGSSILNAEAAILKGYI; encoded by the exons ATGGCCTCTCAATTCCCTACCAAGAAGTGCG GTGTCCTCGGTGCCACTGGCTCTGTAGGCCAGcgcttcatcctcctcctcgctcaGCACCCATACCTCACCCTCCATACCATCGGCGCCTCATCTCGTTCCGCCGGCAAGAAGTACAAGGATGCTGTACGATGGAAGCAGGCCGCCCCCATGGGCGATATTGCCGAGATGGTTGTGAGAGAatgcaaggctgaggagtTCAAGGACTGTGATGTTGTCTTCAGTGGTCTTGACTCTGACGTCGCTGGCGATATCG AGTtcgagttcatcaaggccGACATTCCTGTTTTCTCCAACGCAAAGAACTACCGTCGCGATCCTCTCGTGCCTCTCGTCGTTCCCACAGTCAACCTCCCCCATCTCGACCTCATCCCTCATCAGCGCTCTGTTCGCTCTCTCAACAAGGGCTTCCTCGTGTGCAACTCCAACTGCGCCGTCATTGGTCTTGTTATTCCCTTCGCCGCTCTCCAAGCCGCTTTCGGACCCATCTCTACCGTCTCCATTGTTACTTTGCAGGCCGTTTCTGGCGCTGGTTACCCTGGAGTCTCCAGCATGGACATCATTGACAACATTGTCCCCTTCATCTCTGGCGAGGAGGACAAGCTCGAGACTGAAGCCCGCAAGATTCTCGGTCGCCTTGATGACAATGGTACTGCCTTCATTGAGCAAGAGGGTCTTCGTGTCTCTGCCACCTGTAACCGTGTTCCAGTCATGGACGGCCACACTGCATGTGTTAGTTTGAGCTTCGAGCGCAAGCCCGCTCCTTCAGCCGACGAGGTACGCAAGGCTCTTCGGGATTACAAGAGTGAGGCTCAGGCTCTCGGATGCCCTTCTGCACCTGAGCCCGCTATCAAGGTctttggcgacgatgagCCTGACCGTCCTCAGCCCCGTCTGGACCGCGACCTTGGCCGTGGGTACACTGTCAGCGTCGGCCGTGTTCGCGAGGATGAGGCTGGCATTTTTGACATTAAGTTTACAGCACTGAGCCACAACA CCGTTATCGGTGCCGCTGGTTCATCGATATTGAACGCAGAGGCCGCCATTCTCAAGGGTTATATCTAA